A part of Brassica rapa cultivar Chiifu-401-42 chromosome A05, CAAS_Brap_v3.01, whole genome shotgun sequence genomic DNA contains:
- the LOC103869423 gene encoding vacuolar protein sorting-associated protein 9A isoform X1, which translates to MENNTDVSIHDFLERMRKPSAGDLVKSIKSFIVSFLNNEPDPEKDSAAVQDFFSKMEAAFRAHPLWSGCSEDELDSAGDGLEKYVMTKLFPRVFASNTEDVISDEKLFQKMSLVQQFISPEYLDIKPTFQNETSWLLAQKELQKINMYKAPRDKLVCVLNCCKVINNLLLNASIASNENTPGADEFLPVLIYVTIKANPPQLHSNLLYIQRYRRESKLVSEAAYFFTNILSAESFISNIDAKSLSMEEAEFEKNMESARARISGLSSQPTAPSPPRDESTVHKTQMLNPKRETTLFQSRSSDSLSGTSDILNANSEIPVKKVESVSDLENKGASRLLKDTEANKIFQEYPYLFANAGDLRIGDVESLLNSYKQLVFKYVCLSKGLGDAATTSLASSSPPLQALSGFDTAKEPEDDHTTLSSDVRETDRSVDDLVRALQSEGEAVLDKVLDVKQEEYSTVLAEEQT; encoded by the exons ATGGAGAACAACACGGACGTTTCGATTCATGATTTCCTGGAGCGGATGCGTAAACCCTCCGCCGGCGATCTCGTTAAATCCATCAAAAG TTTCATTGTTTCATTCTTGAACAATGAGCCAGACCCAGAAAAGGATTCTGCTGCAGTTCAAGACTTCTTTTCCAAGATGGAAGCTGCTTTCAGGGCTCATCCACTTTGGTCCGGTTGTTCTGAGGATGAACTTGACAGCGCTGGAGAT GGTTTAGAGAAGTATGTCATGACAAAGCTGTTTCCCCGTGTATTCGCTTCAAACACAGAGGATGTTATATCTGATGAAAAACTCTTTCAGAAGATGTCCTTGGTTCAACAGTTCATTTCTCCTGAGTATTTGGATATAAAACCAACTTTTCAAAACGAAACATCCTGGCTG CTAGCTCAGAAAGAGCTCCAGAAGATAAACATGTACAAAGCTCCTCGTGATAAGCTTGTGTGTGTCCTTAACTGCTGCAAAGTGATTAATAACTTACTCCTAAACGCTTCCATTGCTTCTAATGAGAATACGCCTGGAGCGGATGAGTTTCTTCCTGTCTTGATATATGTTACAATAAAG GCTAATCCTCCACAGCTTCACTCGAACCTGTTGTATATACAAAGATATAGGCGTGAATCTAAACTTGTTAGTGAAGCTGCTTACTTCTTCACAAACATACTCTCTGCAGAGTCTTTCATCTCAAATATCGATGCGAAATCACTTTCAATGGAGGAAGCTGAGTTTGAGAAGAACATGGAATCTGCACGGGCACGAATCTCTGGTTTAAGCAGCCAGCCTACTGCACCATCTCCCCCTCGTGACGAGTCCACCGTTCATAAAACTCAAATGCTGAACCCCAAGAGAGAAACAACTCTTTTCCAGTCAAGATCGTCTGATAGTCTCTCTGGAACCAGTGACATACTCAACGCCAACAGTGAAATACCAGTGAAGAAAGTTGAATCCGTATCTGATTTGGAAAACAAGGGTGCTTCAAGGCTTCTGAAGGATACGGAGGCAAACAAAATCTTCCAAGAATATCCTTACTTATTTGCAAACGCTGGTGATTTGAGGATAGGAGATGTTGAAAGTTTGTTAAATAGTTATAAACAGCTCGTGTTCAAATATGTGTGCCTTTCCAAAGGATTGGGTGATGCAGCAACAACATCTTTAGCTTCATCAAGTCCACCCTTGCAAGCGTTGTCTGGTTTTGATACGGCTAAGGAACCCGAGGATGATCATACAACATTATCTTCAGATGTAAGGGAAACTGACAGGAGCGTTGATGATCTGGTGCGAGCTCTACAGAGTGAAGGGGAAGCTGTTCTTGATAAGGTCTTAGATGTAAAACAAGAAGAGTATTCCACAGTTTTGGCAGAAGAACAAACATGA
- the LOC103869423 gene encoding vacuolar protein sorting-associated protein 9A isoform X2, which produces MCMCCSFIVSFLNNEPDPEKDSAAVQDFFSKMEAAFRAHPLWSGCSEDELDSAGDGLEKYVMTKLFPRVFASNTEDVISDEKLFQKMSLVQQFISPEYLDIKPTFQNETSWLLAQKELQKINMYKAPRDKLVCVLNCCKVINNLLLNASIASNENTPGADEFLPVLIYVTIKANPPQLHSNLLYIQRYRRESKLVSEAAYFFTNILSAESFISNIDAKSLSMEEAEFEKNMESARARISGLSSQPTAPSPPRDESTVHKTQMLNPKRETTLFQSRSSDSLSGTSDILNANSEIPVKKVESVSDLENKGASRLLKDTEANKIFQEYPYLFANAGDLRIGDVESLLNSYKQLVFKYVCLSKGLGDAATTSLASSSPPLQALSGFDTAKEPEDDHTTLSSDVRETDRSVDDLVRALQSEGEAVLDKVLDVKQEEYSTVLAEEQT; this is translated from the exons ATGTGTATGTGTTGCAGTTTCATTGTTTCATTCTTGAACAATGAGCCAGACCCAGAAAAGGATTCTGCTGCAGTTCAAGACTTCTTTTCCAAGATGGAAGCTGCTTTCAGGGCTCATCCACTTTGGTCCGGTTGTTCTGAGGATGAACTTGACAGCGCTGGAGAT GGTTTAGAGAAGTATGTCATGACAAAGCTGTTTCCCCGTGTATTCGCTTCAAACACAGAGGATGTTATATCTGATGAAAAACTCTTTCAGAAGATGTCCTTGGTTCAACAGTTCATTTCTCCTGAGTATTTGGATATAAAACCAACTTTTCAAAACGAAACATCCTGGCTG CTAGCTCAGAAAGAGCTCCAGAAGATAAACATGTACAAAGCTCCTCGTGATAAGCTTGTGTGTGTCCTTAACTGCTGCAAAGTGATTAATAACTTACTCCTAAACGCTTCCATTGCTTCTAATGAGAATACGCCTGGAGCGGATGAGTTTCTTCCTGTCTTGATATATGTTACAATAAAG GCTAATCCTCCACAGCTTCACTCGAACCTGTTGTATATACAAAGATATAGGCGTGAATCTAAACTTGTTAGTGAAGCTGCTTACTTCTTCACAAACATACTCTCTGCAGAGTCTTTCATCTCAAATATCGATGCGAAATCACTTTCAATGGAGGAAGCTGAGTTTGAGAAGAACATGGAATCTGCACGGGCACGAATCTCTGGTTTAAGCAGCCAGCCTACTGCACCATCTCCCCCTCGTGACGAGTCCACCGTTCATAAAACTCAAATGCTGAACCCCAAGAGAGAAACAACTCTTTTCCAGTCAAGATCGTCTGATAGTCTCTCTGGAACCAGTGACATACTCAACGCCAACAGTGAAATACCAGTGAAGAAAGTTGAATCCGTATCTGATTTGGAAAACAAGGGTGCTTCAAGGCTTCTGAAGGATACGGAGGCAAACAAAATCTTCCAAGAATATCCTTACTTATTTGCAAACGCTGGTGATTTGAGGATAGGAGATGTTGAAAGTTTGTTAAATAGTTATAAACAGCTCGTGTTCAAATATGTGTGCCTTTCCAAAGGATTGGGTGATGCAGCAACAACATCTTTAGCTTCATCAAGTCCACCCTTGCAAGCGTTGTCTGGTTTTGATACGGCTAAGGAACCCGAGGATGATCATACAACATTATCTTCAGATGTAAGGGAAACTGACAGGAGCGTTGATGATCTGGTGCGAGCTCTACAGAGTGAAGGGGAAGCTGTTCTTGATAAGGTCTTAGATGTAAAACAAGAAGAGTATTCCACAGTTTTGGCAGAAGAACAAACATGA
- the LOC103869424 gene encoding eukaryotic initiation factor 4A-III homolog, which translates to MAEANPGRGGGRRGGGPMDDDKLVFETTEGIEPITNFNDMGIKEDVLRGVYEYGFEKPSAIQQRAVMPILQGRDVIAQAQSGTGKTSMIALSVCQIVDTSSREVQALILSPTRELASQTEKTIQAIGLHANIQAHACIGGKSVGEDIRKLENGVHVVSGTPGRVCDMIKRRSLRTRAIKLLILDESDEMLSRGFKDQIYDVYRYLPPDLQVCLVSATLPHEILEMTSKFMTEPVKILVKRDELTLEGIKQFFVAVEKEEWKFDTLCDLYDTLTITQAVIFCNTKRKVDWLSEKMRTNNFTVSSMHGDMPQKERDEIMNQFRSGDSRVLITTDVWARGIDVQQVSLVINYDLPNNRELYIHRIGRSGRFGRKGVAINFVKSDDIKILRDIEQYYSTQIDEMPMNVADLI; encoded by the exons ATGGCGGAAGCGAATCCTGGCCGTGGAGGTGGAAGAAGAGGCGGCGGACCAATGGACGACGACAAACTGGTCTTCGAGACGACGGAAGGGATCGAGCCCATCACGAATTTCAACGATATGGGGATCAAGGAGGACGTTCTCCGCGGCGTCTACGAGTACGGTTTCGAAAAGCCCTCCGCGATTCAGCAGAGAGCGGTCATGCCGATTCTCCAAGGCCGCGATGTTATCGCTCAGGCCCAGTCCGGTACCGGAAAGACCTCCATGATTGCCCTCTCCGTCTGCCAAATCGTTGACACTTCGTCTAGAGA AGTTCAGGCGTTGATATTGTCGCCAACGAGGGAGCTGGCTTCACAGACGGAGAAGACTATTCAAGCTATTGGATTGCACGCGAATATTCAGGCGCACGCGTGCATTGGTGGGAAGAGCGTTGGAGAGGATATCAGGAAGCTGGAGAATGGTGTCCATGTTGTGTCTGGGACACCAGGTCGTGTTTGTGATATGATTAAGAGGAGGAGTCTGCGTACCAGAGCTATTAAGCTTCTGATTCTTGATGAGTCTGATGAGATGCTTAGCAGAGGGTTCAAGGACCAAATCTATGATGTTTACAGATATCTTCCACCTGATCTTCAG GTTTGCTTGGTTTCTGCAACTCTTCCTCACGAGATTTTGGAGATGACATCAAAGTTTATGACTGAACCAGTGAAGATCCTTGTGAAGCGTGATGAGTTGACTCTTGAG GGCATTAAACAATTTTTCGTTGCTGTTGAGAAAGAGGAGTGGAAGTTTGATACACTTTGTGATCTTTATGACACACTTACTATCACTCAAGCTGTTATCTTCTGCAACACAAAAAGAAAG GTGGATTGGCTGAGTGAGAAAATGAGGACTAACAACTTCACAGTCTCATCGATGCATGGTGACATGCCTCAGAAGGAGAGAGACGAGATCATGAACCAGTTTCGGTCAGGCGACAGTCGTGTTCTGATCACGACAGATGTATGGGCACGTGGGATTGATGTGCAGCAA GTTTCTCTAGTCATAAATTATGATCTCCCCAACAACCGTGAGCTCTACATCCACCGTATTGGACGATCTGGTCGTTTCGGGCGTAAG GGTGTTGCGATCAATTTTGTTAAAAGCGACGACATAAAGATCCTCCGAGACATTGAGCAGTACTACAGTACCCAGATTGACGAGATGCCAATGAATGTAGCTGATCTTATCTAA
- the LOC103860177 gene encoding zinc finger BED domain-containing protein RICESLEEPER 2-like — translation MFNLDLTLSPPSAISKNQSQMDSSSTPNVDNNDFEGDEEQEFLTPDSRGKSKQVVDPDSRGKRKESPEASGATFQAEKARRYLPPRSKIWGHFTRTKENRDRCICHYCNKTFCCATRSGTSNLMKHISICKRFMAFSEGQSSTQPGINEQGQLKSRKISESTFREATNEMMVIAELPLSFIEGDGWKHFCNKMELGKPVSRRTSTRDIVKMYLERKAVMKKWFKANKQRVSLTTDIWVAQVTRASYMVVTAHYIDPCWRLRKLIIGFKYVTDHKGATISKVLLDCLADWGIQKVFCVTVDNATANSSALRKFQSAFSLVSEDALVLAGEMMHLRCSAHIINLIVKDGMADADESVNAVRNAVVYVRASGNRLSAFEQKVEAGKLTRGSLPLDVTTRWNSTYLMLITAMKFRVAFDKMEQEDKLYNDYFMEMDKGEKRIGPPMFTDWKAVEMLGRFLVIFYNSTLVVSASTSLNAYKCYGEIVTIAANLMDLMKSRDHHLKVKAEEMYQKFDKYWDGLKNINKMLIVATVFDPMKKMDLATMCFEELYGQESLEGKEMYDSVISVLRSMFKEYSDRYGKSQEESDHSKKSKAQASRCAEQEASLSMDMVEDGFGYKRIDRRYKQKLNAGVKDKRDELEIYLKEPVENPELLAGVEYDVLSYWKRNSTKFPILSLMAKDVLAMQVSSVASESAFSTCGRIIEPSRSCLTHFMVEVLMCTEQWLKQDIRCDTKVLTNAQILEDIEEQEEIERELTGLAAQP, via the exons ATGTTTAATCTAGACCTCACACTCTCTCCACCATCTGCGATTTCGAAGAATCAATCACAG ATGGACTCATCCTCAACACCAAATGTTGACAACAACGACTTCGAAGGCGATGAAGAACAAGAGTTCCTGACTCCGGACAGTAGAGGCAAGAGTAAACAAGTTGTCGATCCGGACAGTAGAGGCAAGCGTAAGGAATCACCTGAAGCTAGTGGAGCAACGTTCCAGGCAGAGAAAGCACGTAGGTATCTGCCTCCAAGGTCTAAGATTTGGGGACATTTCACAAGAACAAAGGAGAATCGTGACAGATGTATATGTCACTACTGCAACAAGACGTTCTGCTGTGCTACAAGATCGGGGACATCCAACTTGATGAAGCATATCAGCATATGCAAACGCTTCATGGCGTTTTCAGAGGGTCAAAGCTCTACTCAGCCTGGTATCAATGAACAAGGACAGCTGAAGTCTAGAAAGATAAGTGAGAGTACTTTCAGAGAAGCAACAAATGAGATGATGGTGATTGCAGAGCTACCACTGAGTTTCATTGAAGGTGACGGTTGGAAACACTTCTGTAACAAG ATGGAACTTGGCAAACCTGTTTCAAGAAGGACATCGACTAGAGACATTGTCAAGATGTATCTAGAGAGGAAAGCTGTTATGAAGAAGTGGTTTAAAGCAAACAAGCAAAGGGTTTCACTAACTACTGACATTTGGGTGGCTCAAGTAACTC GTGCTAGCTATATGGTTGTGACTGCCCATTACATTGATCCATGTTGGCGATTGAGGAAGCTTATCATCGGGTTCAAATACGTCACTGATCACAAAGGAGCAACAATTTCGAAGGTTTTGTTAGATTGCTTAGCTGACTGGGGGATACAGAAAGTTTTTTGTGTGACGGTCGACAATGCAACGGCCAACTCCTCTGCACTGCGAAAATTTCAGAGTGCATTCTCACTGGTGTCTGAAGACGCGTTGGTTTTAGCTGGTGAAATGATGCATCTCAGATGTAGTGCACATATCATCAACCTCATCGTCAAGGATGGAATGGCTGACGCAGATGAGAGTGTCAATGCTGTCCGTAATGCTGTGGTCTACGTCAGAGCTTCAGGAAACAGGTTGTCAGCATTTGAGCAGAAGGTAGAAGCTGGTAAACTGACTAGGGGAAGCTTGCCGTTGGATGTGACTACTAGATGGAACTCCACTTATCTGATGTTAATCACAGCTATGAAGTTCAGAGTTGCCTTTGACAAGATGGAGCAAGAAGATAAGCTGTACAACGATTACTTTATGGAGATGGATAAAGGTGAAAAGAGGATAGGTCCTCCTATGTTCACTGATTGGAAAGCAGTTGAAATGTTAGGCCGGTTCTTAGTCATCTTCTACAACTCAACTCTAGTTGTTTCTGCCTCGACCTCTCTCAATGCTTACAAGTGCTACGGGGAAATTGTGACCATAGCAGCTAACCTTATGGATTTGATGAAGAGTAGAGATCATCACCTGAAGGTAAAGGCAGAGGAGATGTATCAGAAATTCGACAAATATTGGGATGGGTTGAAGAACATCAATAAGATGTTGATTGTGGCAACTGTTTTTGATCCCATGAAGAAGATGGATCTCGCAACCATGTGTTTTGAAGAGCTTTACGGGCAGGAAAGCTTAGAAGGTAAAGAAATGTATGATTCTGTGATCAGTGTGTTGCGCAGTATGTTCAAGGAGTACAGTGACAGATATGGGAAGAGTCAAGAAGAATCTGATCACTCTAAGAAGTCCAAGGCTCAAGCCTCTCGGTGTGCTGAACAGGAAGCATCGCTTTCTATGGATATGGTTGAAGATGGTTTCGGTTATAAGAGGATTGATCGAAGATATAAGCAGAAGTTGAATGCGGGAGTGAAAGACAAGCGTGATGAGCTTGAAATTTACTTGAAAGAACCGGTTGAGAATCCAGAGTTGTTGGCTGGTGTAGAGTATGATGTTCTATCATATTGGAAGAGAAACAGTACGAAGTTCCCGATTCTTTCATTGATGGCAAAAGATGTCTTGGCCATGCAAGTCTCCTCTGTTGCATCTGAGAGTGCTTTCAGCACATGTGGAAGGATCATTGAGCCATCTCGGAGCTGCCTTACTCACTTCATGGTCGAGGTGCTGATGTGTACCGAGCAATGGCTGAAACAAGACATTCGCTGTGATACAAAAGTGCTTACTAATGCACAAATCCTTGAGGATATTGAAGAGCAAGAAGAGATTGAGAGAG AATTAACTGGTTTAGCTGCCCAGCCATAA
- the BCAT4-2 gene encoding methionine aminotransferase BCAT4 isoform X1 encodes MAPSAQSLPTSVSDEKYANVKWEELGFGFCRTDNMYVAKCKHGESFQEGKIVPYADIQISPCSAVLNYGQGLYEGLKAYRTEDGRIVLFRPDQNALRLQSGANRLCMPYPTVDQFVSAVKQVVLANKKWIPPPGRGTLYIRPILFGSGPILGSLPVPDYTFTVFACPVGRYHKDNAGLNLKIEDKFRRAFPSGTGGVKSITNYSPVSLKEIINYIEVWITLAEAKAKGFSDVLFLDAATGKNVEELFASNVFIVKGNVVSTPEISGTILPGVTRKSVIELTRDFGYKVEERVVPVEDLLDAEEVFCSGTAAIVTTIASVTFKEKKTEFKTGDKTLAAKLFATLTDIQMGRVEDKKGWIVELTDATKPGLKL; translated from the exons ATGGCTCCTTCTGCGCAATCTCTTCCTACAAG TGTTTCGGATGAGAAATACGCTAATGTGAAGTGGGAAGAATTAGGATTCGGGTTTTGTCGTACCGACAACATGTATGTTGCCAAGTGCAAACATGGAGAGAGTTTCCAAGAGGGGAAGATCGTTCCCTATGCTGATATCCAAATCAGCCCTTGCTCTGCAGTTCTTAACTATGGCCAG GGCTTATATGAAGGGCTTAAGGCGTACAGGACAGAAGATGGCCGGATTGTTCTATTCCGACCAGACCAAAACGCTCTCCGCCTTCAATCGGGAGCCAACAGACTTTGTATGCCTTATCCCACGGTCGATCAATTCGTCTCCGCCGTTAAACAAGTTGTTCTTGCCAACAAGAAATGG atTCCTCCTCCGGGGAGAGGAACATTGTATATCAGACCAATCTTGTTTGGTAGTGGTCCTATACTTGGCTCACTTCCTGTTCCCGATTACACCTTCACAGTGTTTGCATGTCCCGTTGGACGTTATCACAAG GATAACGCGGGGTTGAACCTGAAAATTGAAGATAAGTTTCGTCGTGCTTTTCCAAGTGGAACCGGTGGTGTGAAGAGTATCACAAACTATTCTCCTGTAAGTTTGAAAGAAATAATCAATTACATAGAG GTTTGGATAACATTAGCAGAGGCGAAAGCGAAAGGTTTCTctgatgttttgtttttggatgcTGCAACTGGCAAAAACGTCGAAGAGCTTTTCGCTTCTAACGTTTTCATAGTCAAg GGAAATGTTGTGTCGACTCCAGAGATTTCAGGAACCATATTGCCCGGAGTCACACGTAAAAGTGTCATCGAATTAACTCGTGATTTCGGCTACAAG GTTGAGGAACGTGTTGTTCCCGTTGAGGATCTTCTCGATGCCGAAGAAGTTTTCTGCAGTGGAACTGCTGCAATTGTGACAACTATTGCGTCCGTAACCTTCAAGGAGAAAAA GACTGAATTCAAAACAGGTGATAAGACATTGGCTGCGAAGCTCTTTGCGACGTTAACGGATATCCAGATGGGCCGGGTCGAGGATAAGAAGGGGTGGATAGTGGAGCTGACTGATGCCACCAAACCAGGGTTGAAACTTTGA
- the BCAT4-2 gene encoding methionine aminotransferase BCAT4 isoform X2, translating to MAPSAQSLPTSVSDEKYANVKWEELGFGFCRTDNMYVAKCKHGESFQEGKIVPYADIQISPCSAVLNYGQGLYEGLKAYRTEDGRIVLFRPDQNALRLQSGANRLCMPYPTVDQFVSAVKQVVLANKKWIPPPGRGTLYIRPILFGSGPILGSLPVPDYTFTVFACPVGRYHKDNAGLNLKIEDKFRRAFPSGTGGVKSITNYSPVWITLAEAKAKGFSDVLFLDAATGKNVEELFASNVFIVKGNVVSTPEISGTILPGVTRKSVIELTRDFGYKVEERVVPVEDLLDAEEVFCSGTAAIVTTIASVTFKEKKTEFKTGDKTLAAKLFATLTDIQMGRVEDKKGWIVELTDATKPGLKL from the exons ATGGCTCCTTCTGCGCAATCTCTTCCTACAAG TGTTTCGGATGAGAAATACGCTAATGTGAAGTGGGAAGAATTAGGATTCGGGTTTTGTCGTACCGACAACATGTATGTTGCCAAGTGCAAACATGGAGAGAGTTTCCAAGAGGGGAAGATCGTTCCCTATGCTGATATCCAAATCAGCCCTTGCTCTGCAGTTCTTAACTATGGCCAG GGCTTATATGAAGGGCTTAAGGCGTACAGGACAGAAGATGGCCGGATTGTTCTATTCCGACCAGACCAAAACGCTCTCCGCCTTCAATCGGGAGCCAACAGACTTTGTATGCCTTATCCCACGGTCGATCAATTCGTCTCCGCCGTTAAACAAGTTGTTCTTGCCAACAAGAAATGG atTCCTCCTCCGGGGAGAGGAACATTGTATATCAGACCAATCTTGTTTGGTAGTGGTCCTATACTTGGCTCACTTCCTGTTCCCGATTACACCTTCACAGTGTTTGCATGTCCCGTTGGACGTTATCACAAG GATAACGCGGGGTTGAACCTGAAAATTGAAGATAAGTTTCGTCGTGCTTTTCCAAGTGGAACCGGTGGTGTGAAGAGTATCACAAACTATTCTCCT GTTTGGATAACATTAGCAGAGGCGAAAGCGAAAGGTTTCTctgatgttttgtttttggatgcTGCAACTGGCAAAAACGTCGAAGAGCTTTTCGCTTCTAACGTTTTCATAGTCAAg GGAAATGTTGTGTCGACTCCAGAGATTTCAGGAACCATATTGCCCGGAGTCACACGTAAAAGTGTCATCGAATTAACTCGTGATTTCGGCTACAAG GTTGAGGAACGTGTTGTTCCCGTTGAGGATCTTCTCGATGCCGAAGAAGTTTTCTGCAGTGGAACTGCTGCAATTGTGACAACTATTGCGTCCGTAACCTTCAAGGAGAAAAA GACTGAATTCAAAACAGGTGATAAGACATTGGCTGCGAAGCTCTTTGCGACGTTAACGGATATCCAGATGGGCCGGGTCGAGGATAAGAAGGGGTGGATAGTGGAGCTGACTGATGCCACCAAACCAGGGTTGAAACTTTGA